A window from Kluyveromyces lactis strain NRRL Y-1140 chromosome E complete sequence encodes these proteins:
- the RAM2 gene encoding bifunctional protein farnesyltransferase/protein geranylgeranyltransferase (similar to uniprot|P29703 Saccharomyces cerevisiae YKL019W RAM2 CAAX farnesyltransferase alpha subunit): MDKCDYSDVKRIPIESGLENELCAILYTDQYKELVSLFVALLQQNELSERAMAVTAAVIETVPALYTAWNYRFEICMSLFRKEDVSAWEKELDWLDEFTLNNPKNYQIWSYRQALLSEHPSPKLVRDLPILDVMIDDDTKNYHVWSYRKWSVQFFKDWSHELDFVNKYIDRDVYNNSAWTHRAFYLKNVDHVQEEGVAEVEIQYCMDKILLAPQNVSPWNHLRFIYKSFKNNEYDSKLINFASSFIDNALETYTDQEERPISHVKSSFALELLADVYSQTDSEKSKIAYQALADTWDPIRKNYWNLKIRQLTI; the protein is encoded by the coding sequence ATGGACAAGTGCGATTATTCTGATGTTAAGAGAATACCAATCGAATCTggattggaaaatgaaCTATGTGCCATCCTATACACAGACCAATACAAGGAACTCGTATCATTATTCGTTGCATTATTACAACAAAATGAATTATCTGAAAGAGCAATGGCAGTAACTGCCGCGGTGATTGAGACTGTACCAGCGTTATACACCGCATGGAACTACAGATTCGAGATTTGCATGTCCTTGTTCCGGAAAGAAGATGTATCCGCATGGgagaaagaattggatTGGCTCGATGAGTTCACCTTAAATAACCCGAAAAACTACCAGATTTGGTCGTACAGACAAGCGCTACTCTCAGAACATCCATCCCCCAAATTAGTGCGAGACCTTCCTATACTAGACGTGATGATCGATGACGATACAAAAAATTACCATGTATGGTCGTACCGCAAATGGTCCgtccaattcttcaaagattggTCCCATGAACTCGACTTTGTGAACAAGTACATCGATAGAGACGTGTATAACAACAGCGCCTGGACCCATAGAGctttttatttgaagaacgtCGATCATGTTCAAGAGGAAGGAGTAGCAGAGGTGGAAATTCAATACTGTATGGATAAGATATTGTTGGCTCCACAAAACGTAAGCCCCTGGAACCATCTACGTTTTATTTATAAGTCATTCAAGAATAACGAATACGATTCCAAGTTGATTAATTTTGCTTCGTCCTTCATAGATAACGCCTTGGAGACATATACCGACCAAGAAGAAAGACCAATCTCCCATGTTAAGTCTTCTTTCGCATTGGAGCTCCTAGCTGATGTATATTCTCAAACAGACTCGGAAAAGTCCAAGATCGCATATCAGGCATTAGCAGACACTTGGGATCCTATAAGGAAAAACTACTGGAATTTAAAAATCAGACAATTAACTATATAG
- the YVH1 gene encoding tyrosine protein phosphatase YVH1 (similar to uniprot|Q02256 Saccharomyces cerevisiae YIR026C YVH1 nitrogen starvation-induced protein phosphatase), giving the protein MANTESDITRVLGGIYVGGIQPIANHVPLKVNYQITHILSVIKFEIIPEYLVRKSYTLKNIPIDDNLSTDVLQYFNETNRYIDSCLFPDEIELDRVKVDFKKKPQKGAIYIHCQAGVSRSVTFAVAYLMYRYGFNLKTALHAVKRKRSVAEPNENFMEQLKLYEAMGSNIVDVENKDYKQWKLQNSIKTDPLGANIMAQNEMYKSEEVEAEKVAKLSKEEVEDVSAIRCKKCRFRLAFSTSFIKHDPPSKESMEGHFIRRAAGSRRIIDIQQSQDRCSHYFVEPLEWMKKELQKQELEGKFFCPNCDSKIGGYNWKGSRCSCGKWMIPAIHIQTAKVEQIALTRKDLPNLVSFEE; this is encoded by the coding sequence ATGGCGAATACTGAATCTGATATTACAAGAGTACTAGGTGGGATCTATGTTGGTGGTATTCAACCAATTGCGAACCATGTTCCACTGAAAGTGAATTATCAGATCACTCACATCCTATCAGTGATCAAATTTGAGATCATTCCAGAATACTTGGTCAGGAAGAGTTAtactttgaagaatattcCTATTGACGATAATTTGAGTACAGATGTGTTGCAGTATTTCAATGAAACGAATAGATACATCGATTCATGCCTGTTTCCCGATGAGATAGAGCTTGACCGAGTGAAggttgatttcaaaaagaagCCCCAAAAGGGTGCCATATATATACACTGCCAAGCAGGTGTATCCAGATCTGTTACGTTTGCAGTAGCGTATTTAATGTACAGATACGGGTTCAATTTGAAGACAGCTTTACATGCAGTGAAGAGGAAACGGAGCGTAGCTGAACCAAATGAGAACTTTATGGAGCAACTGAAGCTGTATGAAGCCATGGGTTCGAATATAGTGGATGTCGAGAATAAAGACTATAAACAATGGAAATTACAGAATTCCATTAAAACTGATCCCTTGGGAGCCAATATCATGGCTCAAAATGAAATGTATAAGtctgaagaagttgaagctGAAAAGGTAGCTAAGTTATCGAAAGAGGAAGTAGAAGATGTTTCTGCGATCCGTTGCAAAAAATGTAGGTTTAGACTTGCATTTTCcacttctttcattaaGCATGATCCTCCAAGTAAGGAATCAATGGAAGGTCATTTCATTAGGAGGGCCGCAGGATCTAGAAGAATTATTGATATTCAACAATCACAAGACCGTTGTTCGCACTATTTCGTGGAGCCTTTGGaatggatgaagaaagaattacaaaagCAAGAGCTTGAAGGTAAATTTTTCTGTCCGAACTGTGATAGCAAGATCGGAGGTTACAATTGGAAAGGTTCTAGATGCAGTTGTGGTAAATGGATGATTCCGGCAATCCATATCCAAACAGCTAAAGTCGAACAAATAGCATTAACTAGGAAAGACCTACCTAATTTAGTATCGTTTGAAGAATAA
- the MND2 gene encoding Mnd2p (weakly similar to uniprot|P40577 Saccharomyces cerevisiae YIR025W MND2 Subunit of the anaphase-promoting complex (APC) needed for meiotic nuclear division) encodes MGLGEFMYGLDAFRQPSAPSDFNNIPLINNLRKELLQSKTSRKGKPVSWNIDKDTKRRIKPGKRLIPLAAYTCHSEKPLIANNDGDVSDSNTINILDKSTLLLIRSLGYSSLRPIGIDKTLKEIEKEKGSKQNKQQNEHNSGQEPILNAYQTSSSFIVSNHNHQHTEQSVLLTAQVGEQSEEEYDQSYDYDNEYAEVHEQGSMLDRTRGTFVEDSQLIDTSYTNRSRSRHSNVDALPFVNENEDSVHEQPSLTISDTLDSGAQGSRVSSLT; translated from the coding sequence ATGGGGCTTGGAGAGTTTATGTATGGCCTTGATGCCTTCAGACAACCTTCTGCACCATCCGATTTCAATAACATTCCTTTGATAAACAATCTACGAAAAGAGCTTCTGCAAAGCAAGACAAGCAGAAAAGGGAAACCGGTGAGTTGGAACATTGATAAAGATACCAAGAGACGGATCAAGCCTGGGAAGAGATTGATTCCTCTTGCGGCGTATACTTGCCATAGTGAGAAACCTTTAATTGCCAATAATGACGGAGATGTGTCTGATTCCAATACCATTAACATTCTAGATAAATCGACACTATTGCTGATAAGATCTCTTGGCTACTCAAGTTTGCGACCTATTGGCATTGATAAAACCCTAAAAGAGATCGAAAAGGAGAAGGGAAGTAAACAGAACAAGCAACAAAATGAACACAATTCAGGGCAAGAACCAATACTTAATGCCTACCAAACTTCCTCTTCATTTATTGTGTCAAATCATAATCATCAACATACAGAACAATCGGTACTGCTGACAGCACAAGTTGGTGAAcaatctgaagaagagtacGATCAAAGTTATGATTACGATAACGAGTATGCGGAAGTTCACGAACAAGGATCTATGCTCGACAGAACGAGAGGTACGTTTGTTGAGGATTCACAATTAATTGATACAAGTTATACCAACCGGTCAAGATCCAGGCATTCAAATGTGGATGCACTGCCATTTGTAAATGAAAATGAGGATTCGGTCCATGAACAGCCATCGTTGACCATATCTGATACTCTAGACTCCGGTGCTCAAGGTTCACGAGTATCTAGCCTCACCTAA
- the MCO12 gene encoding Mco12p (weakly similar to YKL018c-a, Hypothetical ORF), protein MGVKDIVHYSIDLALLSMVLAGLRRSNNYVVAYEMSDLKNYIKRYLDWGEYLFDKLANMAERSAYFRKQTPFDKFLDHMERKRNL, encoded by the exons ATGGGT GTTAAAGATATAGTTCATTACAGTATTGACTTAGCGTTGTTGTCTATGGTATTGGCTGGATTGCGTAGAAGTAACAATTATGTTGTCGCTTATGAAATGTCTGACTTGAAGAATTATATTAAACGGTATCTTGACTGGGGAGAATACTTATTCGATAAGTTGGCTAACATGGCTGAAAGAAGTGCTTATTTTAGGAAACAGACTCCTTTTGACAAGTTCTTGGATCATATGGAAAGAAAGCGTAACCTGTAG
- the SWD2 gene encoding WD-repeat containing protein SWD2 (highly similar to uniprot|P36104 Saccharomyces cerevisiae YKL018W SWD2 Subunit of the COMPASS complex which methylates histone H3 on lysine 4 and is required in transcriptional silencing near telomeres), with amino-acid sequence MTVSISKSNLLRFEPVKSFRVSDKELGPITSVTFDDHGQYLLTATASDNMHLYDAVSCRFLNTIASKKYGCHSAKFTHAQSECIYSSTMKSFDIRHLNLETNTYLRYFQGHGALVSDIQMSPLDDTFLSASYDESVRLWDLRSSKAQALIPSLVPTCIAYDPSGLVFAIGNPENHEVGLYNVKHLKAGPFLVINVDPSFDQWNKLEFSNDGKYLLLASSAGKHLIMDSFDGTQLFELSGTKPFPLREFMDSGSATFTPDGRITLGTDYTGKIAIWNHADFISGRTLKPQGFINAAPNTCPRTIAFNPKYSMFVTADETVDFYVYNE; translated from the coding sequence ATGACTGTTAGCATTTCCAAGAGCAATCTTCTACGATTTGAGCCTGTGAAGTCCTTCAGAGTTTCTGATAAAGAATTGGGACCTATAACTTCAGTGACATTTGATGACCATGGCCAGTACTTGTTGACTGCAACTGCTAGTGATAATATGCATCTATATGATGCAGTAAGTTGCAGGTTTTTGAATACCATCGCTTCTAAAAAATACGGATGTCATTCCGCAAAGTTTACACATGCGCAATCAGAATGTATCTATTCATCCACTATGAAATCGTTTGACATAAGGCATTTGAATCTTGAAACAAACACATACCTTAGATATTTCCAGGGCCATGGTGCTCTAGTGAGCGATATACAAATGTCCCCGTTGGATGATACTTTTTTGTCTGCATCGTATGACGAATCGGTAAGACTTTGGGATTTGAGAAGCTCCAAGGCACAGGCCCTTATACCAAGTTTAGTCCCCACATGCATTGCTTACGATCCAAGCGGGCTTGTGTTCGCCATTGGTAACCCTGAGAACCATGAAGTCGGTTTATATAACGTAAAACATTTGAAGGCGGGCCCATTTTTAGTTATAAATGTGGATCCAAGCTTTGATCAGTGGAATAAATTGGAGTTTTCAAACGATGGTAAATATTTGTTGCTTGCGTCGTCCGCTGGAAAACATTTGATCATGGATTCCTTCGATGGTACACAGTTATTTGAATTATCAGGAACTAAACCTTTCCCATTGAGAGAGTTCATGGATTCTGGATCCGCAACGTTCACTCCAGATGGACGCATTACATTGGGAACTGATTACACTGGGAAGATCGCGATATGGAACCACGCAGACTTCATCAGTGGTAGGACGCTCAAACCTCAAGGATTTATTAACGCCGCACCAAATACATGTCCCAGAACTATTGCATTCAATCCTAAATATAGCATGTTTGTCACTGCAGATGAAACTGTAGATTTCTACGTATATAACGAATGA
- the HCS1 gene encoding ATP-dependent 5'-3' DNA helicase HCS1 (similar to uniprot|P34243 Saccharomyces cerevisiae YKL017C HCS1 Hexameric DNA polymerase alpha-associated DNA helicase A involved in lagging strand DNA synthesis contains single-stranded DNA stimulated ATPase and dATPase activities replication protein A stimulates helicase and ATPase activities), with product MVCESGDCSVNKQVAEKFLDGISHEQQQDVEQTSKLLASAPLPKLIAAGLAINHLQLDNIRTGIGSKLYLELSADPAITKELNTGSFKVGDIVLVQPSAKAKSKKDETVNLDAVVSKVSNNQIVLAVDESKDQDAVQLYSFNRLCLLKTTNTITYKRMQSTMRKLAEFNSIPDNILIQYMLHERKFIKKDPEHNVKFYNEQLNESQRDAIQHSLSNEISIIHGPPGTGKTYTLVELIKQLYDRGERILVCGPSNISVDTILERLSKVVPGDELLRIGHPSRLLPQVLSHSLDVLSKKGDSGMILKDIMKEIDDTIASVKKLKSSRDRKKGWQEVKALRKELRQREKSGLINIILKSKIVVCTLHGSSSRELLSAYDLQSKLFNTLIIDEVSQSLEPQCWIPLISHLKSDMQRLIIAGDDKQLPPTIKTEDNDKVKRLLSTTVFDRLLQHYGNEFKYLLNVQYRMNEEIMQFSSNELYDGKLKADDSVAKQLLADLPGVESNDNTTFPCIWLDTEGDDFPERSDENDNDADDKFHLVSSKYNENEAYLALYHVEQLIKAGVTEESIGVISPYNSQVSLLKKLIHEKHQAIEISTVDGFQGREKECIILSLVRSNENFEVGFLKDERRLNVAMTRPKRQLCVIGNMEMLSRCRVPFLNRWVLWVESGFEVIYPDPSIIHSLYT from the coding sequence ATGGTTTGTGAATCTGGTGACTGCTCTGTGAATAAACAGGTCGCTGAAAAGTTCCTTGACGGAATTTCCCATGAGCAGCAACAAGATGTAGAACAAACGTCAAAATTGCTAGCTAGTGCCCCACTTCCCAAATTGATCGCAGCTGGGTTGGCAATTAACCATCTACAGTTAGATAACATTAGAACTGGGATCGGTTCGAAACTATACTTGGAACTTTCTGCAGATCCAGCCATCACCAAGGAATTGAACACTGGTTCCTTTAAAGTCGGTGATATAGTATTGGTTCAACCTTCGGCAAAGGCAAAGAGTAAGAAGGATGAAACGGTAAACTTGGATGCCGTGGTATCCAAAGTGTCCAACAACCAAATCGTATTGGCTGTGGATGAATCTAAAGACCAAGATGCCGTACAATTATACTCGTTCAACAGGTTGTGTCTCTTGAAGACTACTAATACCATTACTTATAAGAGAATGCAATCTACTATGAGGAAGTTGGCAGAGTTCAATTCAATACCCGACAATATCTTGATCCAATACATGTTGCACGAAAGAAAGTTCATTAAAAAAGACCCTGAACATAACGTGAAGTTCTACAACGAACAACTCAATGAATCTCAACGTGATGCCATCCAACATTCGTTGTCAAATGAAATATCTATTATCCATGGCCCGCCAGGGACGGGAAAGACATATACCCTTGTAGAGTTGATAAAACAGTTATACGATAGAGGGGAAAGGATTTTGGTTTGTGGACCATCAAATATTTCCGTTGATACAATCTTGGAACGACTTAGTAAAGTTGTTCCAGGTGATGAATTATTAAGAATTGGTCATCCATCTCGGCTACTACCACAAGTTTTGTCACATTCCCTTGACGTATTGTCTAAAAAGGGAGACTCGGGCATGATTTTAAAAGACATTATGAAAGAGATTGATGATACCATTGCTAGCGTTAAAAAGCtcaaatcttcaagagATCGCAAGAAAGGGTGGCAGGAGGTCAAGGCattgagaaaagaattgagGCAGAGAGAGAAAAGTGGGCTAATTAATATAATTTTAAAGAGCAAAATTGTCGTTTGCACTTTACACGGTTCAAGTTCTCGAGAATTGTTGAGTGCGTATGATCTACAATccaaattgttcaatacTTTGATCATTGATGAAGTTTCACAAAGTTTAGAACCTCAGTGTTGGATCCCTTTAATCTCACATTTAAAATCAGATATGCAAAGACTCATAATAGCTGGAGACGACAAGCAGTTACCTCCAACGATCAAAACtgaagataatgataaaGTAAAGCGCTTGTTGAGTACTACCGTGTTTGACAGATTATTGCAACATTACGGCAACGAATTTAAGTACTTGCTAAATGTACAGTACAGAATGAACGAAGAAATTATGCAGTTTTCTTCTAACGAATTATATGACGGGAAATTGAAAGCAGATGACTCCGTTGCGAAACAACTGCTAGCAGATTTACCAGGTGTTGAATCGAACGACAACACTACTTTCCCATGTATTTGGTTAGATACTGAGGGAGACGACTTTCCAGAAAGGTctgatgaaaatgacaACGATGCAGACGATAAGTTCCACCTAGTCTCTTCAAAATACAACGAAAATGAAGCATATTTGGCATTATACCACGTTGAGCAGTTGATAAAGGCTGGTGTTACGGAAGAAAGTATTGGTGTGATCTCCCCGTATAATTCACAAGTATCGCTGTTGAAAAAACTCATCCATGAAAAGCATCAAGCAATTGAGATATCTACCGTAGACGGATTTCAAGGTAGAGAAAAGGAGTGCATCATCCTATCTTTAGTAAGAAGTAACGAGAATTTCGAGGTTGGgttcttgaaagatgaaagaaGATTAAATGTCGCGATGACCAGACCTAAAAGGCAGCTTTGTGTCATCGGTAACATGGAAATGTTATCGAGATGTCGAGTGCCATTCCTAAATAGATGGGTGCTCTGGGTAGAGTCTGGCTTCGAAGTCATATATCCAGATCCCAGTATAATTCATTCGTTATATACGTAG
- the ATP7 gene encoding F1F0 ATP synthase subunit d (highly similar to uniprot|P30902 Saccharomyces cerevisiae YKL016C ATP7 Subunit d of the stator stalk of mitochondrial F1F0 ATP synthase which is a large evolutionarily conserved enzyme complex required for ATP synthesis), which produces MSLAKSAANKLDWAKVISSLKLTGKTATQLSSFKKRNDEARRQLLELQSQPTSVDFSHYRSVLKNTEVVDKIEQFYKSYKPVSVDVSKQLSTIEAFESQAIENAAETEKLVAQELKDLKETLNNIESARPFDQLTVDELTKARPEIDAKVEEMVKKGRWDVPGYKEKFGDLTIM; this is translated from the coding sequence ATGTCTCTAGCTAAATCCGCCGCTAACAAATTAGACTGGGCTAAGgtcatttcttctttgaaattgacTGGTAAGACTGCCACCCAATTGTCCtctttcaagaagagaaacGATGAAGCCCGTAGACAGTTATTGGAATTGCAAAGTCAACCTACGTCTGTTGATTTCTCCCATTACAGATCTGTCTTGAAGAACACCGAAGTCGTCGATAAGATTGAACAATTCTACAAATCTTACAAGCCAGTCTCCGTTGATGTCTCCAAGCAACTGTCTACCATTGAAGCCTTTGAATCTCAAGCCATTGAAAATGCTGCTGAGACTGAAAAGTTGGTCGCtcaagaattgaaggacTTGAAGGAAACTTTGAACAACATCGAATCCGCTAGACCATTCGACCAATTGACTGTGGACGAATTGACCAAGGCTAGACCTGAAATCGATGCCAAGGTGGAAGAGATGGTTAAGAAGGGTAGATGGGACGTTCCAGGTTACAAGGAGAAGTTCGGTGATTTGACTATTATGTGA
- the PUT3 gene encoding Put3p (similar to uniprot|P25502 Saccharomyces cerevisiae YKL015W PUT3 Positive regulator of PUT (proline utilization) genes zinc-finger transcription factor of the Zn(2)-Cys(6) binuclear cluster domain type), whose product MSATDNGSEQDKERSDSVYSGDEKDEVIVELLNDKKKKVKRSSLACTRCRRRHIKCPGGNPCSKCLKAGVACEYVEPNKKLIVSMSYLQRLQNDLSMMKKENVKLQSSLTERNAKVQSLEQLKQQYDELRSRSKTYLHADTTSSSSFQPNQDTRTLPVMNKPDTDVVFQKNSVHDLVHDDEIVPNFSERRGRLVESRTGQEYFVGSSSMTLFGMEILSLIPDSLRRKRAHLDRKNHKRLRKPTGASHLPTSSSSASLANPSLLNEPEPVDEVLQEEGNAYRIVLAKNDGNNDISVNFTLPSYSYAMLLIDTFITYNDGCFYFFNEGIVKHYLKQTYDGISSFEDHTLQTIWFCKVLLIFATGEMYLGTANNINGNKLSSKETPKLPGSGFFEQASEIFSCLFSSGRVENVTKEGGIEVMLLYAFYLQVADCTVASYFYFGQALRACLILGWHVDAQRDSLTRFELEHRRRIWWTVYMFERMLSSKAGLPLSFTDNTITTELPDDFDMTNPPPGCDKYIFPEAEYITNCVRITQINAQILNKMYQKQPDSNILPVLKDIVTQLLEWRTHLSDFLQVDFTQKNLKISRLCTNVFTEYFQGMNLAIRPLLFHFASIQLKQFEVTNAYINLKNYSRTISSLLNCSLQGSINTIRSLWALMDQNMVALFGYMDREYIFTSACTLILFNAAFGIHDQTYEHLDHALRIFTKMRNLGNNPAGLRRAQLLKLMSTLDFHGKMTELIMKHTDELKPNFQYDIHDDRNVNIVSHVSTAFSQFGSSNSSISQTESSGRLRNEIAIETNATRLDSLNFDENSDIQKLLDILENVGKSDDKLWKEISDQAMWLGNNMDSMHSMETENSFGEFKAEDFL is encoded by the coding sequence ATGAGCGCAACAGATAATGGGAGTGAACAGGATAAAGAAAGATCTGATAGCGTTTACAGCGGTGATGAGAAAGATGAGGTAATAGTAGAGTTACTGAAtgataagaaaaagaaggtgAAACGGTCTTCTCTGGCATGCACCAGGTGCAGACGTAGACATATTAAGTGTCCGGGTGGGAATCCATGTTCCAAATGTCTCAAGGCGGGTGTTGCTTGCGAGTACGTGGAACCCAATAAGAAACTAATCGTTTCTATGAGTTATTTGCAGCGGTTGCAGAACGATTTGAGtatgatgaagaaggaaaacgTTAAGTTGCAATCTTCGCTCACGGAACGTAACGCAAAGGTCCAGTCCCTAGAGCAATTGAAACAACAGTACGACGAATTGCGATCACGTAGTAAGACTTATCTCCATGCTGATACTACTAGTAGTTCAAGTTTCCAGCCAAATCAGGATACAAGGACTTTACCAGTGATGAATAAACCCGATACGGATGTGgtttttcaaaagaacaGTGTCCATGATTTGGTtcatgatgatgaaatcgTGCCCAATTTCTCAGAGAGGAGAGGCCGTTTGGTGGAATCAAGGACAGGTCAAGAATATTTCGTTGGATCATCGTCAATGACATTGTTTGGTATGGAGATTCTTTCCTTGATCCCTGATTCGTTGAGAAGGAAAAGAGCACATTTGGATAGGAAGAATCATAAACGCCTTCGGAAGCCAACAGGAGCATCACATTTACCTacttcgtcttcttcagcaTCGTTGGCCAATCCCTCTTTGTTGAATGAACCAGAACCAGTCGATGAAGTGctccaagaagaaggtaaCGCGTACAGAATCGTGCTAGCTAAAAATGATGGGAATAATGATATAAGTGTCAACTTCACTTTACCCTCTTATTCATATGCAATGCTTCTCATTGATACTTTCATCACTTATAATGATGGTtgtttctatttcttcaatgagGGTATTGTAAAACACTATTTGAAACAGACCTATGATGGTATCAGTAGTTTTGAAGATCATACTTTACAAACAATTTGGTTTTGCAAAGTACTTCTTATATTCGCAACTGGAGAGATGTACTTAGGGACTGCAAATAATATTAATGGTAATAAATTGTCATCTAAGGAAACTCCGAAGTTGCCAGGTTCCGGTTTCTTCGAGCAAGCATCGGAAATCTTTAGTTGCTTGTTTTCAAGTGGAAGGGTGGAAAACGTTACCAAAGAAGGTGGTATCGAAGTTATGTTGTTGTATGCATTTTATCTTCAAGTGGCTGACTGTACAGTGGCATCCTATTTCTATTTCGGTCAAGCGTTAAGAGCTTGCCTAATCTTAGGCTGGCATGTAGACGCACAAAGAGACTCTTTGACAAGATTTGAATTGGAACATAGAAGAAGGATTTGGTGGACCGTGTACATGTTTGAACGAATGTTAAGTAGTAAAGCCGGTCTTCCACTATCATTCACTGATAACACTATTACGACTGAACTCCCTGATGATTTTGACATGACTAACCCTCCACCAGGATGCGATAAATATATCTTTCCTGAGGCTGAGTACATCACAAACTGTGTAAGGATAACCCAAATCAACGCACAAATTCTCAACAAAATGTATCAGAAACAGCCAGATTCTAATATTCTTCCAGTTCTCAAGGACATTGTCACCCAGTTGCTTGAGTGGAGAACGCATCTTTCTGATTTTCTACAAGTTGATTTCACTCAAAAGAATctcaagatttcaagacttTGTACCAACGTTTTCACTGAATATTTCCAAGGTATGAATTTGGCTATCAGACCATTGTTGTTCCATTTCGCATCCATTCAGCTCAAACAATTCGAAGTAACTAATGCATATAttaatttgaagaactaCTCAAGAACAATCTCATCCTTGTTGAATTGTTCTTTACAAGGATCCATCAATACTATTAGGTCTTTGTGGGCTCTAATGGATCAGAACATGGTCGCATTATTTGGTTATATGGATAGAGAATACATTTTTACATCTGCTTGTACGTTGATATTGTTCAACGCTGCATTCGGTATCCATGACCAAACGTACGAGCATTTGGACCACGCTTTGAGGATATTCACAAAGATGAGAAATTTAGGCAATAATCCAGCTGGGCTTAGACGCGCACAACTTTTAAAACTAATGTCTACTCTCGATTTCCATGGTAAAATGACTGAGTTGATCATGAAACATACGGACGAATTGAAGCCAAATTTCCAATACGATATCCACGATGACAGAAATGTTAATATAGTCTCGCATGTCTCAACTGCGTTCTCTCAGTTTGGATCATCAAACTCTTCAATATCTCAAACAGAATCAAGCGGGAGGCTGCGAAACGAAATTGCAATCGAGACTAACGCAACAAGGTTGGATTCCTTGAATTTCGACGAAAACTCTGATATCCAAAAACTCTTGGATATCTTAGAAAACGTAGGCAAATCTGATGATAAGctttggaaagaaatatcTGACCAGGCTATGTGGCTTGGTAACAATATGGATTCTATGCATTCTATGGAAACTGAGAACAGTTTTGGAGAATTCAAAGCTGAAgattttctttaa